From a single Streptomyces liliifuscus genomic region:
- a CDS encoding MEDS domain-containing protein translates to MDTVPVPKAVGEMRAGDHLLLGYGADEERETVVATFLLDGLASGHRGLLLGPADLPADLALTFLESRGCAVDDELAAGRLTVDPHLATSDGLWDLDEVIRRETRRAVGDGYLGLRVSMEVMRGQAGKGLKTLHDSELLLEPVFASLPVLGICQYDRRVFDEGELAPLDGLHQGRVAADLVWHDELLSITRTFAPPGLALAGEVDDTNVTALARALHAETDRARARPVNGMRTRIDLHDLRFIDVGALRLLVFAGGALAASGGTLVLHGVAPHIQRLMRVTGWDRVPGLLVEQTHL, encoded by the coding sequence GATGCGCGCCGGGGACCATCTGCTCCTGGGCTACGGAGCGGACGAGGAGCGCGAGACCGTCGTCGCCACGTTCCTTCTGGACGGGCTGGCCAGTGGCCACCGCGGGCTGCTGCTGGGGCCGGCCGATCTGCCTGCCGACCTCGCCCTCACCTTCCTGGAGTCCCGCGGTTGCGCCGTCGACGACGAACTCGCGGCCGGGCGGCTGACCGTGGACCCGCACCTCGCGACCTCCGACGGTCTGTGGGACCTCGACGAGGTGATCCGCCGCGAGACGCGCCGCGCGGTCGGTGACGGCTACCTCGGCCTGCGCGTCAGCATGGAGGTCATGCGCGGCCAGGCGGGCAAGGGTCTCAAGACGCTGCACGACAGCGAACTCCTCCTCGAACCCGTCTTCGCGTCCCTGCCGGTGCTCGGCATCTGCCAGTACGACCGCCGTGTCTTCGACGAGGGAGAGCTGGCCCCTCTCGACGGCCTGCACCAGGGCCGGGTCGCAGCCGACCTGGTCTGGCACGACGAACTGCTCTCCATCACCCGTACTTTCGCCCCGCCCGGTCTCGCGCTCGCCGGAGAGGTCGACGACACGAACGTGACCGCCCTGGCCCGCGCCCTGCACGCCGAGACGGACCGCGCCCGTGCCCGCCCGGTGAACGGGATGCGCACCCGGATCGATCTGCACGACCTGCGCTTCATCGACGTCGGTGCGCTGCGGCTGCTGGTCTTCGCGGGCGGTGCCCTGGCCGCGTCCGGTGGCACCCTCGTCCTGCATGGGGTCGCCCCGCACATCCAGCGGCTGATGCGGGTCACCGGCTGGGACCGCGTCCCCGGACTGCTCGTCGAGCAAACTCACCTGTGA
- a CDS encoding sensor histidine kinase encodes MSRTRLVHQALCYGSDDEFLDGTLTFVRDGLDAGDTVLAVVASHNIGLLGEALGHRSDEVEFVDADDWYGSPSRTLGRYNDYCAAHDTDETGRRRRVRVIGEPVWSDRTAFEVREWMRYESLLNIAFAGTGHWILCPYDTRALPVGIIRSAVRTHPELALGPRQSAYCGRYLDPADFYAECDTTRPPVLPAGRDDVPFTRGRSAHVRRAVSAYARALGVPEPLTHDMVSAVHEAVVNSVRHGGGRGVLRLRSDSDHVICEISDTGTATASPPPPPPFPGHLPPDPRAANGHGMWVVRQLSDLATETLDPSGSVVRLYFRRSAAL; translated from the coding sequence GTGAGCCGTACGCGGTTGGTCCACCAGGCGCTCTGCTACGGCTCGGACGACGAGTTCCTCGACGGGACGCTCACCTTCGTCCGCGACGGCCTGGACGCCGGCGACACCGTCCTCGCCGTCGTCGCGTCCCACAACATCGGTCTCCTCGGTGAGGCGCTCGGCCACCGCTCCGACGAGGTCGAGTTCGTCGACGCGGACGACTGGTACGGCAGTCCGTCCCGCACCCTGGGCCGCTACAACGACTACTGCGCCGCGCACGACACGGACGAGACCGGCCGCCGACGCAGGGTCCGGGTCATCGGCGAGCCCGTCTGGTCGGACCGTACGGCCTTCGAGGTCCGGGAGTGGATGCGCTACGAGTCCCTGCTCAACATCGCCTTCGCGGGCACCGGACACTGGATCCTCTGCCCGTACGACACCCGCGCCCTGCCGGTCGGCATCATCCGCTCGGCGGTCCGCACACACCCCGAACTCGCCCTGGGGCCGAGGCAGTCGGCGTACTGCGGCCGCTATCTCGACCCGGCCGACTTCTACGCCGAGTGCGACACGACCCGGCCGCCGGTGCTCCCCGCGGGGCGCGACGACGTTCCCTTCACGCGTGGCCGCTCGGCGCACGTGCGGCGCGCGGTCTCCGCGTACGCCCGTGCCCTCGGGGTGCCCGAGCCGCTGACGCACGACATGGTGAGCGCGGTGCACGAGGCGGTGGTCAACTCCGTGCGCCATGGAGGCGGCCGGGGTGTCCTGCGGCTGCGCAGCGACTCCGACCACGTGATCTGCGAGATCTCCGACACCGGCACGGCGACTGCGTCCCCGCCACCGCCCCCGCCGTTCCCGGGCCATCTGCCACCCGACCCGCGCGCCGCGAACGGCCACGGGATGTGGGTGGTACGGCAGTTGAGCGACCTGGCCACCGAGACACTCGACCCCTCGGGCTCCGTCGTACGCCTGTACTTCAGGAGGAGCGCCGCCCTGTGA
- a CDS encoding TetR/AcrR family transcriptional regulator C-terminal domain-containing protein: MGVRGTGRGRRLGLTQEKVVAAAITVIDRDGLDSFSVRRLAAELGIEAMSLYNHVPNKEALLDGVAETLLAGIDFSGADTGTWQDRVRAHATIFRAAALRHPKAFPLVLTRPPHSRAALETIRSALAGLTELGLGPQESVRALRSYVSFIYGTIMRELGSAITLSVMDPGQVEERVEEITATGDPLLISVAPHLAVSDHDLEFEYGIELLIAGLAARTGVPYDGGSAPVTGRRSS, from the coding sequence ATGGGCGTCAGAGGCACCGGACGGGGCAGAAGGCTCGGTCTGACGCAGGAGAAGGTGGTCGCCGCGGCGATCACGGTGATCGACCGGGACGGGCTCGACTCCTTCTCCGTACGCCGGCTGGCCGCCGAGCTGGGCATCGAGGCGATGTCGCTCTACAACCACGTGCCGAACAAGGAGGCTCTGCTCGACGGCGTCGCCGAGACGCTGCTCGCCGGGATCGACTTCTCCGGCGCGGACACCGGCACATGGCAGGACCGCGTCCGTGCGCACGCCACCATCTTCCGCGCGGCCGCGCTGCGGCACCCCAAGGCGTTCCCGCTGGTCCTCACCAGGCCCCCGCACTCACGAGCGGCCCTGGAGACGATCCGCTCCGCACTGGCCGGCCTCACCGAACTCGGCCTCGGGCCACAGGAGTCGGTCCGCGCGCTGCGCAGCTATGTCTCCTTCATCTACGGCACGATCATGCGCGAGCTGGGCTCCGCCATCACCCTGAGCGTGATGGACCCCGGCCAAGTGGAGGAACGCGTCGAGGAGATCACCGCCACGGGTGACCCCCTGCTCATCTCCGTCGCGCCCCATCTGGCCGTCAGCGACCACGACCTCGAGTTCGAGTACGGCATCGAGCTGTTGATCGCCGGTCTCGCAGCCCGGACGGGCGTGCCGTACGACGGCGGTTCCGCACCGGTCACAGGGCGGCGCTCCTCCTGA
- a CDS encoding zinc-binding dehydrogenase has translation MTSTSTSTMRALLGGAGPDWEVRDVPVPTPGPGQVLVRVRAAALNRADLYMLQGTYSPDARTSELFTAGFELAGEIEAVGAGVESVGVGARVIGVTLGAFAPYALVDHRHVVVVPGTLAWTEAAGLPVGLATEYDALVTQAGFRAGQSVLVVGGTSSIGLLAVQLAKALGASRVIATTTSDGKADTLRAVGADVVVNTATENLAEAVGAATGGAGADIVLDHVGGPLFADTFLATRVGGTVVSIGRLAGAESSVDLDRLAFRRLRVLGTTFSVRTPEEIADVCAALVPEVVPAVADGRVRAVVDRVFAFDDAKAAADRMRSNEALGKIVLDMAGPAVGAPGTGPS, from the coding sequence ATGACCAGCACCAGCACCAGCACGATGCGCGCACTGCTCGGAGGGGCCGGGCCCGACTGGGAGGTGCGGGACGTGCCCGTACCGACGCCGGGCCCCGGGCAGGTCCTCGTCCGCGTCCGGGCCGCCGCCCTCAACCGGGCGGACCTCTACATGCTGCAGGGCACCTACAGCCCCGACGCGAGGACGAGCGAGCTGTTCACCGCCGGGTTCGAGCTGGCCGGCGAGATCGAGGCCGTGGGTGCGGGTGTGGAGAGCGTCGGCGTCGGCGCGCGTGTGATCGGGGTGACCCTCGGCGCCTTCGCGCCCTACGCGCTGGTCGACCACCGGCACGTGGTCGTGGTGCCGGGGACGCTGGCGTGGACGGAAGCGGCCGGGCTGCCGGTCGGACTGGCCACCGAGTACGACGCCCTCGTCACCCAGGCCGGGTTCCGCGCCGGGCAGAGCGTGCTCGTCGTCGGCGGAACCTCGTCGATCGGCCTGCTCGCCGTGCAGTTGGCCAAGGCGCTGGGTGCGTCCCGGGTCATCGCGACCACCACCTCGGACGGCAAGGCGGACACGCTCAGGGCCGTCGGGGCGGACGTGGTCGTCAACACCGCGACCGAGAACCTCGCCGAGGCCGTCGGCGCCGCGACCGGCGGGGCGGGTGCCGACATCGTCCTCGACCACGTGGGCGGACCGCTCTTCGCCGACACCTTCCTGGCCACCCGCGTCGGCGGAACGGTCGTCAGCATCGGCAGGCTCGCGGGGGCCGAATCCTCCGTGGACCTGGACCGGTTGGCGTTCCGGCGCCTCAGGGTCCTCGGTACGACCTTCAGTGTCCGTACGCCCGAGGAGATCGCGGACGTGTGCGCCGCGCTCGTACCCGAAGTCGTGCCCGCCGTCGCGGACGGCCGTGTCCGCGCGGTCGTCGACCGGGTCTTCGCCTTCGACGACGCGAAGGCCGCGGCGGACCGCATGCGCTCGAACGAGGCCCTCGGCAAGATCGTGCTGGACATGGCGGGACCGGCCGTGGGCGCGCCGGGGACGGGGCCGTCATGA
- a CDS encoding VOC family protein, producing MSRIFGRIAQIGYVVRDIEASMEHWVAQGVGPWFYLERCELDHFRYRGADSALEMSAAVANSGDIQIELIQQRNDAPSLYKDFLDAGHEGAQHVAYWTKDYQELYDRALALGYTVGQEGSIGGGRFAYLDTEKDPGTVIEISDIGGTKGELFKAVRDMAADWDGSTPIHRLG from the coding sequence ATGAGCCGGATCTTCGGGCGGATCGCCCAGATCGGATACGTCGTCCGGGACATCGAGGCGTCCATGGAGCACTGGGTCGCCCAGGGTGTCGGCCCCTGGTTCTACCTGGAGCGGTGCGAACTGGACCACTTCCGCTACCGGGGCGCCGACTCCGCCCTGGAGATGAGCGCCGCGGTCGCCAACTCCGGTGACATCCAGATCGAGTTGATCCAGCAGCGCAACGACGCACCCTCCCTCTACAAGGACTTCCTCGACGCCGGGCACGAGGGCGCGCAGCACGTCGCGTACTGGACGAAGGACTACCAGGAGCTCTACGACCGTGCCCTGGCTCTCGGCTACACGGTCGGACAGGAGGGCTCGATCGGCGGCGGCCGCTTCGCCTACCTCGACACCGAGAAGGACCCGGGAACGGTCATCGAGATCTCCGACATCGGCGGCACGAAGGGCGAACTGTTCAAGGCCGTCCGCGACATGGCCGCCGACTGGGACGGCAGCACCCCCATCCACCGGCTCGGCTGA
- a CDS encoding MBL fold metallo-hydrolase, whose amino-acid sequence MKLAWQDTDVIDMPTLGTRIAALDGLDEVPGGYGAKLEWARTRAKAFRAEFAATGTPDSVTTCDLITLPYPTKFGLFRASRAVAPFVSITNRMLVVRWTESDGRNRVLLFEPSDHELGQNTPYFAALIRRTPGPLRNLLTTRHGTVLDHLARLGIEPEDVDYLLFDHLHTQDLRRWIGTTGPQADLGGTLKPAFPNAKVVVQRRELLAMSRLHPLQRPWYQPETYRDVPPDAFLAVDGALVLGPGVAVVATPGHVYGNQTLLLNTSTGIWASSENAIAAECLTPEHSRMPGIARWTRTWQQEVVLNANTIETTAEQYNSLILEKTLVDRSQTDPRFLQFFPSSELTASWANPGTSPTFTHKALTHR is encoded by the coding sequence ATGAAGCTCGCCTGGCAGGACACCGACGTCATCGACATGCCCACACTCGGCACCCGGATCGCCGCCCTCGACGGCCTGGACGAGGTGCCGGGCGGATACGGCGCCAAGCTGGAGTGGGCCCGTACGCGGGCGAAGGCGTTCCGCGCCGAGTTCGCTGCCACGGGCACCCCCGACAGCGTGACGACCTGCGATCTGATCACCCTTCCCTACCCGACCAAGTTCGGCCTGTTCAGGGCCAGTCGGGCCGTCGCACCGTTCGTGTCCATCACCAACCGCATGCTGGTCGTGCGATGGACGGAGAGCGACGGGCGCAATCGGGTGCTGTTGTTCGAGCCCAGCGATCACGAACTCGGCCAGAACACGCCGTACTTCGCCGCGCTGATCCGCCGTACTCCCGGACCGCTGCGGAATCTGCTGACCACCCGGCACGGAACGGTCCTGGACCACCTGGCCCGGCTCGGCATCGAGCCGGAGGACGTCGACTACCTGCTCTTCGACCATCTGCACACCCAGGACCTGCGCCGCTGGATCGGCACCACCGGACCGCAGGCCGACCTCGGCGGCACGCTGAAGCCCGCCTTCCCCAACGCCAAGGTCGTCGTGCAGCGCCGAGAACTGCTCGCCATGTCCCGGCTCCACCCGCTGCAGCGGCCCTGGTACCAGCCGGAGACCTACCGGGACGTCCCGCCCGACGCGTTCCTCGCCGTCGACGGCGCCCTGGTCCTCGGCCCGGGCGTCGCCGTGGTCGCCACTCCGGGACACGTCTACGGCAACCAGACCCTGCTGCTCAACACCTCCACCGGCATCTGGGCCAGCAGCGAGAACGCCATCGCCGCCGAGTGTCTGACCCCAGAACACTCCCGTATGCCCGGCATCGCACGCTGGACCCGCACCTGGCAGCAGGAGGTCGTCCTCAACGCCAACACCATCGAGACGACCGCCGAGCAGTACAACTCCCTGATCCTGGAGAAGACCCTGGTCGACCGTTCCCAGACCGACCCGCGGTTCCTGCAGTTCTTCCCGTCCAGCGAGCTCACGGCCTCCTGGGCCAACCCCGGTACCTCGCCCACCTTCACGCACAAGGCGCTGACACACCGATGA
- a CDS encoding ester cyclase, whose protein sequence is MITDDIRKARQKLVLDHFHDEVRQEWDDVLSTFPHPRYELIPLMKVHDGDRAVRGYYHDSRVAFPDQDHEIIALRHSDDAVIVEFWLLGTHLGPYGGLPPTGNRFRVRMTAYFVFDADENLVCERIYFDSLTMLKQLIGGLNMKRPRNWILAVRCLKGLLAMSGDQPDPTLTDTPAAVLK, encoded by the coding sequence ATGATCACCGACGACATCCGCAAGGCCCGCCAGAAACTCGTCCTCGACCACTTCCACGACGAGGTCCGCCAGGAGTGGGACGACGTCCTGTCGACGTTCCCGCATCCGCGCTACGAGCTGATCCCCCTCATGAAGGTCCACGACGGTGACCGTGCCGTGCGGGGCTACTACCACGACAGCCGGGTCGCCTTCCCCGACCAGGACCACGAGATCATCGCGCTGCGCCACAGCGACGACGCCGTGATCGTCGAGTTCTGGCTGCTGGGCACCCACCTCGGGCCGTACGGGGGCCTCCCGCCGACCGGCAACCGCTTCCGAGTGCGCATGACCGCGTACTTCGTCTTCGACGCCGACGAGAACCTCGTCTGCGAACGCATCTACTTCGACAGCCTCACCATGCTCAAGCAGCTGATCGGCGGCCTGAACATGAAGAGGCCCAGGAACTGGATCCTGGCCGTGCGCTGCCTCAAGGGTCTTCTCGCGATGTCCGGCGACCAGCCCGACCCCACCCTCACCGACACCCCCGCGGCGGTGCTGAAGTGA
- a CDS encoding MBL fold metallo-hydrolase gives MKVHHLNCGTMLPPTTHLVCHVLLVETAGGLVLVDSGYGLDDIADPRRRVGPARHFVRPTFAREETAAHQVERLGFHRSDVRHIVLTHFDADHIGGLSDFPGAQVHVTAAEALGAVHSPSRRERIRYQQPQWAHGPKLVEHSPEGDAWRGFAAARELDAIAPGIVLIALPGHTRGHAAVAVDTGSRWLLHCGDAFYHHGTLDGHSRVPVALRAMESLIAYDRKQVRANHARLAELYRRADPDLAIINAHDRVLYDRMRADV, from the coding sequence GTGAAGGTCCACCACCTCAACTGCGGCACCATGCTGCCGCCCACCACGCACCTGGTCTGCCACGTCCTCCTGGTCGAGACGGCGGGCGGCCTCGTGCTGGTGGATTCCGGCTACGGCCTCGACGACATCGCGGACCCGAGGCGCCGGGTCGGACCGGCGCGCCACTTCGTCAGGCCGACCTTCGCCCGTGAGGAGACCGCCGCCCACCAGGTCGAACGGCTCGGCTTCCACCGGAGCGACGTCCGGCACATCGTCCTCACCCACTTCGACGCCGACCACATCGGAGGCCTGTCCGACTTCCCCGGGGCCCAGGTCCACGTGACCGCGGCGGAGGCGCTCGGAGCGGTCCACTCCCCGTCCCGAAGGGAGCGGATCCGCTATCAGCAGCCCCAGTGGGCCCACGGCCCGAAGCTCGTCGAGCACAGCCCCGAAGGCGACGCGTGGCGCGGATTCGCCGCCGCCAGGGAACTCGACGCCATCGCCCCCGGCATCGTCCTCATCGCCCTGCCCGGTCACACCCGCGGCCACGCGGCCGTCGCCGTGGACACCGGTTCCCGCTGGCTGTTGCACTGCGGCGACGCCTTCTACCACCACGGCACGCTCGACGGCCACTCCCGTGTGCCCGTCGCCCTGCGCGCAATGGAGTCCCTCATCGCGTACGACCGGAAGCAGGTCCGCGCCAACCACGCCCGGCTCGCGGAGCTGTACCGGCGGGCGGATCCCGACCTGGCGATCATCAACGCACACGACCGGGTCCTGTACGACAGGATGCGTGCCGACGTCTGA
- a CDS encoding TetR/AcrR family transcriptional regulator yields the protein MTSEGLRERSKARRREAILRAAYKLFAERGFEATTIADIATAAEVSPRTVTLYFPSKLELALSDFDAFSVRLGSALRRREEDWTILDALEHWLRDEISSRGELDDLADTMLELNPQLRAVAGARLAEVIQEGARILAEEQGADPDDFGPRMAAAAAAAVVAEVCHRPQEADIEAAMAFLRAGLATLPAAPRP from the coding sequence ATGACGAGTGAGGGTCTACGGGAACGGAGCAAGGCGCGGCGCAGGGAGGCGATCCTCCGGGCCGCCTACAAGCTGTTCGCCGAGCGCGGGTTCGAGGCCACGACGATCGCCGACATCGCCACGGCGGCGGAGGTGTCGCCCCGTACGGTCACGCTGTATTTCCCGTCCAAGCTGGAGCTGGCGCTGTCGGATTTCGACGCCTTCTCGGTCCGGCTCGGCAGCGCGCTGCGCAGGCGGGAGGAGGACTGGACGATCCTGGACGCGCTGGAGCACTGGCTGCGCGACGAGATCTCCAGCAGGGGCGAGTTGGACGACCTCGCCGACACCATGCTCGAACTGAATCCGCAGCTGCGCGCGGTCGCCGGGGCCCGTCTGGCGGAGGTCATCCAGGAGGGCGCCCGCATCCTCGCCGAGGAACAGGGCGCCGATCCCGACGACTTCGGCCCGCGCATGGCGGCGGCAGCGGCGGCCGCGGTGGTCGCCGAGGTGTGCCACCGGCCCCAGGAGGCAGACATCGAGGCGGCGATGGCCTTCCTTCGCGCCGGCCTCGCGACACTGCCCGCGGCCCCGCGCCCCTGA
- a CDS encoding MMPL family transporter, producing the protein MASRLYTWGQWAVRRRGRVMAVWLLLLAVVGGLGITLHGKVTNEFSVPGIESQKAQDLLEEKFPTAAGGVARVVFAAPEDGTLTEPKADAAVTASLKKAADVPGVVNVSDPARTGTVSESQRIGYADVLFRQSADSVPETSKDALSEAMAQARDVGLEVEFGGSAMQPKTEVGGPAEIVGVMIAFAVLALALGSLIAAGLPLVTAVVGVAIGVLGVQFVSRFLEMTSTATVLALMIGLAVGIDYALFILSRHREQLADPDTDVEDSIARAVATAGSAVVFAGATVIIALAALAVTGIPFLTIMGLAAAVTVLLAVLIAITLVPAVLGLFGERLRPRARRTERTKDTESAESTKDTQSTGRAAGSWGLAWARVVTRKPLIVLLVGVIGMLALALPARDLRLGLPSYASQPSDSTQHKSYDLLSEGFGPGFNATLTAVVDTSGIPAAERTATVTDLRTALAREPGVAAVAPPVTNPDSTLAVVAVVPKTGPDAQATTDLVHRLRDNAPAMAKAGGTLYIAGATAAAIDVAGKLSDALPLFIAIIVILALILLTVAFRSLLVPVKAALGFLLSVAAALGATVWVFQNGHLNGVLDIPSAGPVTSFLPVLLIGVLFGLAMDYEVFLVSRMREHYEHTGSASEAITHGVARSGRVVSAAALIMVAVFGGFVFNHDPIIKSIGFALAFGVFIDAFVVRMTLVPAAMALLGRHAWGLPDWLDRITPDVDIEGAKLPQRALPTQDGEDRADGSEGEAREEREVAVR; encoded by the coding sequence ATGGCGTCACGCCTGTACACCTGGGGGCAATGGGCGGTGCGCCGCCGTGGCCGGGTCATGGCCGTCTGGCTGCTGCTGCTCGCCGTGGTCGGCGGCCTCGGGATCACCCTGCACGGCAAGGTGACCAACGAGTTCTCCGTGCCGGGGATCGAGTCCCAGAAGGCGCAGGACCTGCTGGAGGAGAAGTTCCCGACAGCCGCGGGCGGGGTGGCCCGAGTGGTGTTCGCCGCTCCCGAGGACGGCACGCTCACCGAGCCCAAGGCCGACGCGGCCGTCACCGCGAGCCTGAAAAAGGCCGCCGACGTGCCGGGAGTCGTGAACGTCTCCGATCCGGCCAGGACCGGGACCGTCTCCGAGAGCCAGCGGATCGGCTACGCGGACGTCCTGTTCCGCCAGTCGGCGGACTCGGTGCCCGAGACATCGAAGGACGCCCTGTCCGAGGCGATGGCCCAGGCGCGGGACGTCGGTCTCGAGGTCGAGTTCGGCGGGTCGGCCATGCAGCCGAAGACCGAGGTCGGCGGGCCCGCGGAGATCGTGGGCGTGATGATCGCCTTCGCCGTCCTGGCCCTCGCCCTCGGTTCACTGATCGCGGCCGGACTCCCGCTGGTCACCGCTGTCGTGGGGGTGGCGATCGGCGTGCTCGGCGTCCAGTTCGTCTCCCGCTTCCTGGAGATGACCAGCACCGCCACCGTGCTCGCCCTAATGATCGGCCTCGCGGTCGGCATCGACTACGCCCTGTTCATCCTGTCCCGCCATCGTGAGCAACTGGCCGATCCGGATACGGACGTCGAGGACTCGATCGCGCGGGCCGTGGCCACCGCGGGCAGCGCGGTCGTCTTCGCCGGCGCGACCGTGATCATCGCGCTGGCCGCACTGGCGGTCACCGGTATCCCGTTCCTCACGATCATGGGGCTGGCCGCCGCCGTGACGGTCCTGCTCGCCGTACTCATCGCGATCACTCTGGTCCCCGCCGTACTGGGCCTGTTCGGCGAGCGGCTGCGCCCGCGAGCCCGCCGTACCGAGCGCACCAAGGACACCGAGAGCGCCGAGAGCACCAAAGACACCCAGAGCACCGGGCGAGCCGCCGGGTCCTGGGGTCTGGCCTGGGCCCGCGTCGTCACCCGCAAGCCGCTGATCGTTCTCCTCGTGGGCGTGATCGGGATGCTCGCACTCGCCCTGCCCGCCCGCGACCTGCGCCTGGGACTGCCCAGCTACGCGTCACAGCCGTCCGACAGCACCCAGCACAAGAGCTACGACCTGCTGAGCGAGGGCTTCGGACCCGGCTTCAACGCCACCCTCACCGCCGTCGTCGACACCAGCGGCATACCCGCCGCCGAGCGCACCGCGACGGTGACCGACCTGCGTACGGCTCTGGCCCGCGAACCCGGCGTGGCAGCTGTTGCCCCGCCCGTCACCAACCCCGACTCCACCCTCGCCGTCGTCGCGGTCGTCCCCAAGACCGGCCCGGACGCACAGGCCACGACCGATCTGGTGCACCGGCTGCGGGACAACGCGCCCGCCATGGCCAAGGCGGGCGGCACCCTCTACATCGCCGGCGCCACGGCCGCAGCCATCGATGTCGCGGGCAAACTCTCCGACGCCCTGCCCCTGTTCATCGCCATCATCGTGATCCTGGCACTGATCCTGCTGACCGTCGCTTTCCGGTCCCTGCTGGTCCCGGTCAAGGCCGCCCTCGGATTCCTGCTGTCGGTCGCCGCGGCCCTGGGCGCCACCGTCTGGGTCTTCCAGAACGGCCATCTGAACGGTGTCCTCGACATCCCGTCGGCAGGCCCGGTCACCAGCTTCCTGCCCGTGCTCCTGATCGGTGTCCTCTTCGGGCTGGCCATGGACTACGAGGTGTTCCTCGTCAGCCGTATGCGCGAGCACTACGAACACACGGGCAGCGCGTCCGAGGCCATCACCCACGGCGTGGCACGCAGCGGCCGGGTGGTCAGCGCCGCCGCGCTGATCATGGTCGCGGTGTTCGGCGGGTTCGTCTTCAACCACGACCCGATCATCAAGTCCATAGGCTTCGCGCTCGCGTTCGGGGTCTTCATCGACGCCTTCGTGGTCCGTATGACCCTCGTCCCGGCCGCCATGGCCCTGCTCGGCCGCCACGCCTGGGGCCTGCCCGACTGGCTCGACCGCATCACCCCCGACGTCGACATCGAGGGCGCCAAACTCCCACAGCGCGCACTGCCGACGCAGGACGGTGAAGACCGTGCGGACGGCTCGGAGGGCGAAGCCCGCGAGGAGCGCGAGGTCGCCGTGCGCTGA
- a CDS encoding NAD(P)-dependent oxidoreductase, giving the protein MHITLLGATGPTGQLVLERALKAGHRVTALVRDPARLPQRDNLDVTVVTGDATSAEDLKRALAGSQAVVSALGPGKARTSDLASRTARALVPAAESTGVRRVVVLSAFGVGDTLRDYKAVPRIAIKLLLSDVFGDKAVADDLLRSSGLDWTLVYPTILTNGPFTGTYTVLETPTSKVGGRVGRADVADFMLRQAESEEWSRRTAVLTG; this is encoded by the coding sequence ATGCACATCACTCTCCTGGGCGCCACGGGCCCCACCGGCCAACTCGTCCTCGAACGGGCCCTGAAGGCCGGGCACCGAGTCACCGCGCTGGTGCGCGACCCCGCCCGGCTGCCGCAGCGCGACAACCTGGACGTCACGGTCGTCACCGGCGACGCCACCAGCGCCGAGGACCTCAAGCGCGCCCTGGCCGGCAGCCAGGCCGTGGTGTCGGCGCTGGGCCCCGGCAAGGCCCGCACGTCCGACCTCGCGAGCCGTACCGCCCGAGCGCTGGTCCCCGCCGCCGAGTCGACCGGTGTGCGGCGGGTCGTGGTCCTGTCCGCCTTCGGCGTGGGTGACACCCTGCGGGACTACAAGGCCGTCCCCAGGATCGCCATCAAGCTGCTGCTGAGCGACGTCTTCGGAGACAAGGCCGTCGCGGACGATCTCCTCCGCTCCAGCGGCCTGGACTGGACACTGGTCTACCCGACCATTCTCACCAACGGTCCCTTCACCGGCACGTACACCGTGCTGGAGACTCCGACGAGCAAGGTCGGCGGCCGAGTCGGCCGGGCCGACGTCGCGGACTTCATGCTCCGTCAGGCCGAGAGCGAGGAGTGGTCGCGGCGAACTGCCGTACTCACAGGCTGA